A single Ignavibacteriales bacterium DNA region contains:
- a CDS encoding diaminopimelate epimerase, translating into MKNYSFNKMNGAGNDFLIFDKRLNPGLAFTQKSIASLCDRRKGIGADGLMIYEPSEDGTFGLEFFNSDGLRGSLCGNGARCALEFHRQYYWKQDDPVRFRFNGKEYSGKIIREGLIRFHLAPPEKVKLGFKVKAGGQMITANYADTGSPHVVVETEQILRNPARPSDGAFAYPDELDVVLLGREIRHLKEFSPGGVNVNFISYRNGLIYIRTFERGVEDETLACGTGSVASALVVHLLHGAASPLTLRTRGGDSLEAGFEKSENGSFHAVYLQGPAEVNFTGLVSEKFFI; encoded by the coding sequence GAGACTAAATCCAGGACTGGCATTTACGCAGAAGAGTATCGCGTCTCTGTGTGACCGGCGCAAAGGAATCGGGGCAGATGGGCTTATGATCTATGAGCCCTCTGAAGACGGCACATTCGGGCTGGAGTTTTTTAACTCTGACGGCCTGCGCGGAAGCCTCTGCGGCAATGGTGCCCGGTGCGCTTTGGAGTTTCACCGGCAGTATTATTGGAAACAGGATGACCCTGTCCGGTTCCGTTTTAACGGAAAAGAATACAGCGGTAAGATAATTCGGGAGGGGCTTATCCGGTTTCACCTTGCACCACCTGAAAAAGTAAAGCTTGGTTTTAAGGTAAAAGCAGGGGGGCAGATGATTACGGCAAATTATGCTGACACCGGTTCGCCGCATGTTGTTGTTGAAACTGAGCAGATTCTGCGGAATCCGGCGAGACCTTCAGACGGAGCGTTCGCTTATCCTGATGAACTCGATGTGGTTCTACTCGGACGTGAAATACGTCATCTGAAAGAGTTCAGTCCGGGGGGTGTTAATGTGAATTTCATCAGTTACCGTAACGGGCTGATATATATACGTACATTTGAACGGGGAGTGGAAGATGAAACGCTTGCCTGCGGTACCGGTTCAGTGGCATCGGCGCTGGTGGTTCATCTTTTGCACGGGGCCGCTTCACCTCTTACTCTGAGAACCAGGGGCGGTGACAGTCTTGAAGCGGGTTTTGAAAAATCTGAAAACGGCAGTTTTCACGCAGTATATCTGCAGGGCCCGGCTGAGGTAAATTTTACCGGCCTGGTCAGCGAAAAGTTTTTTATATAA
- a CDS encoding tetratricopeptide repeat protein: MKFKTAYLYPLLMLVLGAGVVLYTQLTGEEKNTPVTQSGMPQDDIHSALPPSGDAPSKANVNENYLNMVKELKAKIEANPADTLSMRELAELYYAGHKVEEAFALYNAILEKNPKRTDILFELTQYYYDKQNYAEAEKVTQRILSYDKNNFRAMYNLGALMVAKGDKEGGKKQWQMIIEKFPGTEAAKLAAENLGKI; the protein is encoded by the coding sequence ATGAAGTTCAAAACAGCTTATCTCTATCCGCTGCTGATGCTTGTGCTCGGCGCGGGCGTTGTTCTCTACACTCAGCTTACCGGAGAAGAAAAGAATACTCCGGTAACACAATCCGGTATGCCCCAGGATGATATACACAGCGCGCTTCCTCCCTCGGGAGATGCACCCTCAAAAGCAAATGTTAATGAAAACTACCTCAATATGGTTAAAGAACTGAAGGCGAAGATTGAGGCAAATCCTGCCGATACTCTGAGCATGAGGGAGCTGGCAGAACTTTATTACGCGGGGCACAAGGTTGAAGAAGCATTCGCTCTCTATAATGCGATTCTTGAAAAGAATCCCAAAAGAACGGATATATTATTCGAGCTGACACAGTATTATTATGATAAGCAGAATTACGCAGAGGCCGAAAAGGTAACGCAGCGGATACTCTCTTATGACAAGAATAATTTCAGAGCAATGTATAACCTCGGCGCGCTGATGGTGGCAAAAGGAGATAAAGAAGGGGGCAAGAAACAATGGCAGATGATTATTGAGAAATTTCCCGGTACTGAAGCGGCAAAACTGGCTGCGGAGAATCTCGGTAAAATCTGA
- a CDS encoding NAD(P)-binding domain-containing protein — translation MEVFLEELGAYLFALLLIGGVLFFYIRRLRSVNRETASKILKAKETGLYEPVSLHPYVDHDTCIGTSACIDACPEKDILGFSRGKAVTVNASRCVGHGACFHACPVQAISLLIGTEKRGVELPHVSQEFETNIPMLYIAGELGGMGLIKNAIEQGKQAIDYLAKKLKKDHHTDADVIIVGAGPAGIGASLNAVKHGLRYLTLEQDTIGGTVSSFPRAKLVMTSPMELPLLGKVKFTETSKTELISLWKELISKFSINIHEQEKVEEIKKIDDIFHVRTNKQQYRSSAVLLAIGRRGTPRKMGVPGEELEKVYYRLLEPELIHDQDILVVGGGDSAIESALLLADEGNRVSLSYRSESFSRLKPQNAEKIKKASETGAVKLLMNSSVTEITKDAATLKDNGTGTAEQIKNDLVYVFIGGELPTAFLEKIGVQITKKFGEAILKH, via the coding sequence ATGGAAGTTTTCCTTGAGGAGCTTGGGGCCTATCTGTTTGCCCTGCTGCTGATAGGGGGAGTACTCTTTTTCTATATACGCCGGCTCAGAAGCGTAAACAGGGAAACCGCCTCAAAAATCCTCAAGGCAAAAGAAACAGGACTATACGAACCGGTATCTCTTCACCCGTATGTGGATCATGATACCTGCATCGGAACCAGTGCATGCATTGATGCCTGTCCGGAGAAGGATATACTGGGGTTTTCCAGAGGGAAAGCGGTTACCGTTAATGCAAGCAGATGCGTGGGACATGGCGCTTGTTTTCATGCTTGTCCGGTGCAGGCAATCTCACTGCTGATTGGCACCGAAAAAAGGGGAGTTGAACTTCCGCATGTAAGCCAGGAATTCGAGACGAATATACCGATGCTATATATTGCGGGCGAACTCGGAGGCATGGGGCTGATTAAAAATGCCATCGAACAGGGGAAGCAGGCGATAGATTATCTCGCGAAGAAACTAAAAAAAGACCATCACACTGATGCAGATGTTATCATCGTTGGGGCAGGGCCTGCCGGCATTGGTGCTTCCCTTAATGCGGTAAAACACGGGCTCCGGTATCTGACGCTTGAGCAGGATACCATCGGGGGTACGGTATCAAGTTTCCCCCGTGCAAAACTTGTCATGACCTCTCCAATGGAACTTCCGCTTCTCGGTAAAGTAAAGTTCACAGAAACTTCTAAAACCGAACTGATATCTCTCTGGAAAGAACTCATCAGCAAATTCAGCATTAACATTCATGAGCAGGAAAAAGTTGAAGAAATAAAAAAGATTGATGATATTTTTCATGTCCGTACCAATAAACAGCAGTACCGTTCTTCGGCTGTGCTCTTAGCCATCGGCAGAAGGGGAACACCCCGCAAGATGGGTGTTCCGGGTGAGGAGCTCGAAAAGGTCTATTACCGTCTGCTTGAACCGGAACTGATACATGATCAGGATATTCTGGTGGTTGGCGGAGGGGACTCAGCTATTGAATCTGCTCTTCTTCTGGCAGACGAAGGAAACCGCGTTTCGCTTTCCTACCGCTCAGAATCATTCAGCCGGCTGAAACCTCAAAACGCTGAAAAAATTAAAAAAGCTTCTGAGACGGGCGCAGTTAAACTTCTGATGAATTCATCAGTAACAGAAATCACAAAGGATGCAGCCACCCTTAAAGATAACGGAACTGGCACGGCCGAACAGATCAAAAATGACCTGGTCTATGTATTTATCGGCGGTGAACTTCCGACTGCTTTCTTAGAGAAAATTGGTGTGCAGATCACAAAAAAATTCGGTGAGGCAATTTTAAAGCACTAA
- a CDS encoding cytochrome C: MDAQISPGELTKAHAGLEGISNCTKCHVLGEQVYNSKCLDCHTEVKSLINAGRGYHASSEVKGKNCWNCHSEHHGREFQIVRFDEKKFNHDLTGFKLTGTHSKAECSDCHKREYISDSKLKNRKKTFLGLSRNCVSCHTDAHQGTLGKECQQCHTTTAFKPAELFDHNESSFKLTGKHLSVECSHCHKTETRNGKPFQKFKGLAFTNCSPCHSDPHQGRFGADCQKCHTTADFRQVKTGSFDHNKTRFPLLGKHQAVSCNDCHSGGISSKPEFAYCTSCHKDAHNGQFTIDGKLKDCAACHSVNGYTPSLFTLEQHAETFTLTGAHLSVPCFSCHKKEEQWVFKPLGKDCWGCHENVHGNEISPQYGGSASCQNCHSTHHWQLVSFDHSSTGFLLKGKHSKARCMDCHSSKDTVNKHRFASLNGDCTQCHQDIHRGQFAGRGPASCENCHGFDYWKPALFNHNTTRFSLEGAHAKVPCSECHKTITDGDVSYIQYKLQDFKCAACHK; the protein is encoded by the coding sequence ATTGACGCTCAGATTTCACCTGGTGAACTCACAAAGGCTCACGCGGGTCTCGAAGGAATAAGCAACTGCACCAAATGCCACGTTCTTGGTGAACAGGTGTATAATTCCAAATGTCTGGACTGCCATACCGAGGTGAAATCTCTCATTAACGCAGGCAGGGGTTATCATGCCTCCTCTGAAGTAAAAGGTAAAAACTGCTGGAACTGCCACAGTGAGCATCATGGCAGGGAGTTTCAGATAGTGCGCTTTGATGAAAAGAAATTTAACCATGATCTCACCGGGTTCAAACTAACCGGGACACACAGCAAAGCAGAATGCAGTGACTGTCATAAAAGGGAGTATATATCTGATTCCAAACTAAAAAACCGGAAGAAAACCTTTCTGGGGCTCAGTCGGAACTGCGTTTCATGTCATACGGATGCACATCAGGGAACGCTTGGCAAAGAGTGCCAGCAATGTCATACCACCACTGCATTTAAACCTGCTGAACTCTTCGACCACAATGAGTCGTCATTTAAGCTCACCGGAAAGCATCTTTCCGTTGAATGCAGCCACTGTCATAAGACGGAAACCAGAAACGGAAAACCTTTCCAGAAATTCAAGGGGCTTGCGTTTACAAACTGCTCTCCGTGTCATTCAGATCCCCATCAGGGAAGGTTCGGCGCTGACTGCCAGAAATGCCACACTACAGCTGATTTCCGCCAGGTAAAAACGGGCAGCTTTGACCACAATAAAACAAGATTTCCTCTACTTGGCAAACATCAGGCAGTTTCCTGCAACGATTGTCACAGCGGCGGTATATCCTCCAAACCGGAGTTTGCCTACTGCACCAGCTGCCATAAAGATGCTCACAACGGACAGTTTACCATTGACGGCAAGCTAAAGGATTGTGCTGCCTGCCACTCCGTTAACGGATATACACCCTCTCTTTTTACTCTTGAGCAGCATGCAGAAACATTCACGCTTACCGGCGCCCATTTATCGGTTCCCTGTTTCAGCTGTCATAAGAAGGAAGAGCAGTGGGTCTTTAAGCCCCTTGGAAAGGATTGCTGGGGCTGCCATGAGAATGTTCACGGCAATGAAATCAGTCCGCAATACGGAGGATCTGCTTCCTGTCAGAACTGCCATTCAACACATCACTGGCAATTGGTCTCGTTTGATCATTCCTCAACAGGATTTCTGCTTAAAGGAAAACATAGTAAAGCCCGATGCATGGACTGCCACAGCAGTAAAGATACCGTAAACAAGCACAGATTTGCATCACTTAACGGAGACTGCACGCAGTGCCATCAGGATATACATCGCGGTCAGTTTGCCGGCAGGGGTCCTGCTTCATGTGAAAACTGCCATGGGTTTGACTACTGGAAACCGGCTCTGTTCAACCATAACACCACCCGCTTCTCGCTTGAAGGGGCTCATGCAAAGGTGCCATGCAGTGAGTGCCATAAAACGATAACGGACGGGGATGTCTCGTATATACAATATAAACTTCAGGATTTCAAGTGCGCGGCCTGTCACAAATAA